One part of the Triplophysa dalaica isolate WHDGS20190420 chromosome 25, ASM1584641v1, whole genome shotgun sequence genome encodes these proteins:
- the nrsn1l gene encoding neurensin 1-like has translation MATCSEFCGSGHMVDSSCRVFGVRSYLHHFYQECTASMRDQQENQSQRSSLPWSLNLWKVTLALGALLLTVGLVVMTVGYAIPTRIEAFGEGELLFVDRQAMRYNRSLHVCVLVGTGLLTLGGVLMAGGILMSSMSTPPTPTKQDDSSPQSSRGESKMGCRILSAMKSPADPVTKPPSPALSDGGISPLARDDKVQKSL, from the exons ATGGCTACCTGCTCTGAATTTTGTGGGTCTGGTCACATGGTCGACTCAAGCTGCCGTGTTTTCGGAGTGCGTTCCTATTTGCATCACTTTTATCAGGAGTGCACAGCCTCAATGAGGGATCAGCAGGAAAACCAGAGCCAGAGATCATCCCTGCCGTGGAGTCTAAATCTTTGGAAG GTCACACTTGCACTTGGTGCTTTGCTCCTGACCGTGGGGCTGGTGGTCATGACGGTGGGCTACGCCATCCCGACTCGCATCGAGGCTTTTGGTGAGGGAGAGCTGCTGTTCGTGGACCGGCAGGCCATGCGATACAACCGCTCTCTGCATGTATGCGTGCTGGTTGGGACAGGGCTTCTCACGCTGGGTGGAGTTCTGATGGCAGGTGGAATCCTGATGTCTAGCATGTCCACGCCTCCGACACCCACAAAACAGGACGATTCCAGTCCACAGTCATCCAGGGGAGAATCCAAAATGGGATGCAGAATCCTAAGTGCAATGAAAAGCCCAGCAGACCCCGTGACGAAGCCTCCAAGTCCAGCTTTGAGTGACGGAGGAATTTCTCCTCTTGCTAGAGATGATAAAGTTCAGAAGAGCTTGTAA